In Prevotella sp. oral taxon 475, one DNA window encodes the following:
- a CDS encoding bifunctional cytidylyltransferase/SDR family oxidoreductase, giving the protein MKRRNIAVVLAGGVGKRLGISMPKQFFKVAGKMVIEHTIDVFERNKGIDEVAIVSNPMLVSDIETIVLKNGWTKVKRILKGGSERYESSLSAIRAYEGEEVNLVFHDAVRPLLSQRILNEVLEALKTHDAIDVAMPSADTIIEVEGSFIRSIPDRSRLRRGQTPQAFAIEVIGKAYEKALCDAAFKTTDDCGVVKKYLPEVPIYVVTGEESNMKLTYKEDTYMIDKLFQLKNTEPDRQDLSRLNLSGKVAIVFGGSYGIGAVTAQMLEERGAKVYRFSRSGNGIDVGKRPDVASAMRQVADAEGRIDYVINTAGLLNKEPLAAMNYEAILYSVQTNYLGVVNVALEAYPFLRESKGRLVFFTSSSYTRGRAFYSIYSSTKAAIVNFVQAVAQEWEGEGIRINCINPERTKTPMRTKNFGIEPDDTLLTPERVAEATLRTLVSDYTGQVIDVRRPSHEA; this is encoded by the coding sequence ATGAAAAGACGTAACATTGCCGTTGTTTTGGCAGGCGGCGTAGGCAAGCGGTTAGGCATCTCGATGCCCAAGCAGTTTTTTAAGGTGGCCGGAAAGATGGTGATCGAACATACCATCGATGTTTTCGAGCGCAACAAAGGCATCGACGAGGTGGCCATTGTCAGCAATCCGATGCTCGTTTCGGACATCGAGACCATCGTTTTGAAGAATGGATGGACGAAGGTGAAGCGTATCCTCAAAGGTGGAAGCGAGCGTTATGAGTCGAGTTTGTCGGCCATCCGTGCCTACGAAGGCGAAGAGGTGAATCTTGTTTTCCATGATGCCGTCCGCCCGTTGCTCAGTCAGCGCATTCTCAACGAGGTGCTCGAGGCACTGAAAACTCACGATGCCATCGACGTGGCGATGCCCTCTGCCGACACCATCATCGAGGTGGAAGGGAGTTTTATCCGGTCCATCCCCGACCGTTCGCGGTTGCGTCGCGGGCAGACCCCGCAGGCTTTCGCCATCGAGGTGATAGGCAAGGCTTATGAAAAGGCCTTGTGCGACGCCGCGTTTAAAACCACCGATGACTGCGGCGTGGTGAAAAAATACCTGCCCGAGGTGCCTATTTATGTGGTTACGGGCGAGGAGAGCAATATGAAGCTCACCTACAAGGAAGACACTTACATGATCGACAAGCTCTTCCAACTCAAGAATACAGAACCCGACCGCCAAGACCTCTCCCGCCTCAATCTGTCGGGAAAGGTGGCTATCGTTTTCGGTGGAAGCTATGGTATCGGAGCCGTGACGGCGCAGATGCTCGAAGAGCGGGGCGCAAAGGTCTACCGTTTCTCGCGCAGTGGCAATGGCATCGACGTAGGCAAACGCCCGGATGTGGCCTCGGCTATGCGCCAAGTGGCGGATGCTGAAGGCCGTATCGACTATGTGATCAACACCGCCGGACTGCTCAACAAGGAGCCACTGGCGGCGATGAACTACGAGGCGATTCTCTATAGCGTGCAAACCAACTACTTGGGGGTGGTGAACGTGGCCCTCGAGGCTTATCCTTTCCTGCGCGAAAGCAAGGGCCGACTGGTGTTTTTCACTTCCTCGTCCTACACGCGCGGCAGGGCTTTCTACAGCATCTACTCGTCTACCAAGGCGGCCATCGTCAACTTTGTGCAGGCTGTGGCCCAGGAATGGGAGGGCGAGGGCATACGCATCAACTGCATCAACCCCGAAAGAACGAAGACGCCTATGCGCACCAAGAACTTCGGAATCGAACCCGACGACACGCTGCTCACACCCGAACGGGTGGCCGAGGCTACGCTGCGCACGCTCGTCTCCGACTATACGGGGCAGGTGATCGATGTGAGGAGGCCCAGCCATGAAGCATAA
- a CDS encoding transglycosylase SLT domain-containing protein produces MRHRYLLWLLLLLTTVGACSQKKERINTPWGTTLGEDSVPSSGTFALKDIVDHGELIMLTLTGPENYYDYHGHGMGLQYLLCEKFAKTLGVSLRVEVCKDTAEMVKKLKSGDGDLIAFFLPDTIRGLRFCGATQGDSSRRWAVLAENRSLADTLNGWFRPALLTQIKAEERFVLSGQSIKRHVYSPMLDRSGGIISHYDPLFKKYAPMARWDWRLLAAQCYQESTFDPQARSWAGACGLMQIMPATAAHLGLPAAQMHEPEPNIAAATRYLRELDGKFADIAHRMERIRFVLASYNGGPGHIRDAMALARKHGFNPHCWEEVAPFVLRLSSASFYNDPVVRYGYMRGSETVDYVRRILGRWEQYSSMAPGGSLEGFGSAIPQKATKKYRFHL; encoded by the coding sequence ATGAGGCATCGATATCTGCTCTGGTTGCTGCTGTTGCTCACCACTGTTGGGGCCTGTTCGCAAAAGAAAGAACGAATCAACACCCCGTGGGGAACCACGTTGGGCGAGGATAGTGTGCCCTCTTCGGGTACGTTTGCCTTGAAAGACATTGTCGATCACGGAGAACTGATTATGTTGACGCTCACCGGTCCCGAGAATTATTATGACTATCACGGTCATGGAATGGGACTGCAATATCTGCTTTGCGAGAAATTTGCTAAGACCTTGGGCGTGTCTTTGCGTGTGGAAGTGTGCAAAGACACGGCCGAGATGGTGAAGAAACTGAAGAGCGGAGACGGAGATTTGATTGCTTTTTTCTTGCCCGACACGATTAGAGGACTGCGCTTTTGTGGGGCCACTCAGGGAGATTCGTCGCGCCGATGGGCTGTGCTGGCGGAGAATCGCTCGCTGGCCGATACGCTCAATGGTTGGTTTCGCCCTGCATTGCTGACGCAAATCAAGGCCGAAGAGCGGTTTGTGCTGTCGGGACAAAGCATTAAGAGACATGTCTATTCGCCTATGCTCGACCGATCGGGCGGCATTATTTCCCATTACGATCCTCTTTTTAAGAAGTATGCACCCATGGCTCGATGGGATTGGCGTCTGTTGGCGGCACAGTGTTACCAAGAGTCGACCTTCGACCCACAGGCTCGTTCGTGGGCCGGGGCTTGCGGACTGATGCAGATCATGCCCGCCACAGCGGCCCATCTGGGCTTGCCCGCGGCACAAATGCACGAACCGGAACCCAATATTGCTGCCGCAACACGCTATCTTCGCGAACTGGATGGTAAGTTTGCCGACATCGCTCATCGCATGGAACGTATCCGTTTTGTTCTGGCCAGCTATAATGGAGGGCCTGGTCACATACGCGATGCCATGGCGTTGGCCCGCAAACATGGTTTCAACCCACACTGCTGGGAGGAGGTTGCGCCTTTTGTGCTGCGCCTGAGCTCTGCCTCCTTCTACAACGACCCCGTTGTGCGCTACGGATATATGAGAGGTAGCGAAACGGTAGACTATGTCAGGCGCATCCTCGGACGATGGGAACAGTATTCGTCCATGGCCCCGGGCGGATCGTTGGAGGGATTCGGATCGGCTATTCCACAGAAGGCCACCAAGAAATATCGTTTCCATCTGTAG
- a CDS encoding RagB/SusD family nutrient uptake outer membrane protein produces the protein MKRLTYLYMAIALATGALTTSCNDFLDRPAEDSYNAGTFYKDDNQCVQGVNYLYNSPWYDFQRGFIKVGEVMSGNYYWGSSPYLTLTVNSTDGDLMNMSYSLWSVIGHANTVYNNLKNATASQAIKNQCMGECLAWKAMAYFFLVRSFGDVPIIHDNSAMLADGSYSNVSRVKKADVYEYIILTLEKAMQLLPRQGSPGRIDYYSAEGLLAKVYLTKSGVNANGNGQRNADDLKKAATYAKDVIDNSGRTLMANYSDVFRLQNAMNREFLFAWMWTADTSIWTVQNTLQSDLAMVGFDEFGDCWGGYNGPSIDLQEAFGVSPTENPESRSEVDTRRKATMMMAGDFYDYFWTDKTDNKGRKGFNYLQFMYDADNYGSGGPGKLQSATGANNVKHLYGDAYDHKTFAIDGISASNMHSSLPTPVLRLSDVYLVYAEAVIGNGTSTTDATAIDAFYKVRSRAVKSASRPTSISWQDVWKERRLELAIEGDRWYDFVRRSYYDMAGSIAELKAQKRGAFFGLNTLYENYYKSGAWNVNTTDMRYNPDAQAPNVTPQSFTLPFPSQDVVFNGNLLNEAVHVDVRSTYSY, from the coding sequence ATGAAACGTTTAACATATCTATATATGGCCATCGCCCTAGCAACGGGCGCGCTTACAACATCGTGCAACGACTTTCTGGACAGGCCAGCAGAAGACTCTTACAACGCAGGAACCTTTTATAAGGACGACAACCAGTGCGTGCAAGGTGTGAACTATCTATATAATTCGCCTTGGTACGACTTCCAACGCGGCTTCATTAAGGTGGGCGAAGTGATGTCGGGCAATTACTATTGGGGTTCTAGCCCTTACTTAACGCTCACCGTTAACAGCACCGATGGCGACTTGATGAACATGTCTTACTCGTTGTGGTCGGTTATCGGGCATGCCAACACCGTGTACAACAACCTCAAAAACGCCACGGCATCGCAAGCCATAAAGAACCAGTGCATGGGCGAATGTCTGGCATGGAAGGCTATGGCCTACTTCTTCTTGGTGCGTTCGTTTGGGGATGTGCCCATCATTCACGACAACTCGGCCATGCTTGCCGACGGTTCGTACAGCAATGTGAGTAGAGTGAAGAAGGCCGACGTGTACGAATACATCATCCTTACACTTGAAAAGGCCATGCAACTGTTGCCTCGCCAGGGTTCGCCAGGCCGTATAGACTATTACTCGGCCGAGGGATTGCTCGCTAAAGTGTACCTAACCAAAAGCGGTGTGAACGCTAATGGCAACGGACAACGCAATGCCGACGACCTGAAAAAGGCCGCAACGTATGCCAAAGACGTGATAGACAACAGCGGGCGCACGTTGATGGCGAACTATTCTGATGTATTCCGCCTGCAAAACGCCATGAACAGGGAGTTTCTTTTCGCATGGATGTGGACGGCCGACACCAGCATTTGGACCGTACAAAACACCCTGCAAAGCGACTTGGCCATGGTGGGTTTTGACGAATTTGGCGACTGCTGGGGCGGATATAATGGTCCGTCGATAGACTTGCAAGAGGCTTTCGGCGTGTCGCCAACCGAAAATCCCGAAAGCAGAAGTGAGGTAGACACCCGTAGAAAGGCCACAATGATGATGGCAGGCGACTTTTACGATTACTTCTGGACCGACAAAACAGACAACAAAGGGCGTAAGGGTTTCAACTATTTACAATTTATGTACGATGCCGACAACTATGGTAGTGGCGGCCCCGGCAAGCTGCAAAGCGCCACAGGTGCCAACAATGTAAAACATCTTTACGGCGATGCGTACGACCATAAGACGTTCGCCATTGACGGAATATCGGCATCTAACATGCACAGCAGTTTGCCAACGCCCGTGCTTAGGCTCTCAGACGTGTACTTGGTGTATGCCGAAGCCGTGATAGGTAACGGCACATCCACCACCGACGCCACAGCTATCGACGCCTTTTATAAGGTTCGCAGCAGGGCAGTGAAGTCGGCATCGCGCCCAACAAGCATCTCTTGGCAAGACGTTTGGAAAGAACGTCGACTGGAATTGGCCATCGAGGGCGACCGCTGGTACGACTTTGTGCGTCGTAGTTACTACGACATGGCAGGCAGCATAGCCGAATTGAAAGCCCAAAAGCGTGGTGCGTTCTTCGGGCTGAACACCCTATACGAGAACTATTACAAGAGTGGCGCATGGAATGTAAACACCACTGACATGCGATACAATCCCGATGCACAGGCCCCTAACGTAACTCCTCAGAGCTTTACGCTACCCTTCCCAAGTCAGGATGTGGTGTTCAACGGCAATCTTCTGAACGAGGCCGTACACGTAGACGTACGTTCAACCTATTCTTATTAA
- a CDS encoding glutamine synthetase III, with protein MANLRFKAVEEAYKKKPVEVITPIERPSEFFGKYVFNRAKMYKYLSADVYEKLTDVIDNGTRLDRNMADAVAEGMKKWANENGVTHYTHWFQPLTEGTAEKHDAFVEPDGKGGMIEEFSGKLLVQQEPDASSFPNGGIRNTFEARGYSAWDPTSPVFIIDDTLCIPTIFISYTGESLDYKAPLLRSLQAVNTAAAAVARYFDPQVKKVTCNLGWEQEYFLVDESLYFARPDLMLTGRTLMGHDSAKNQQMDDHYFGTIPERVQAFMKDLEIQALELGIPCKTRHNEVAPNQFELAPIFEEANLAVDHNMLLMSLMKRIARKHSFRVLLHEKPFAGINGSGKHNNWSLSTDTGVLLHAPGKTQEENLRFVVFVVETLMGVYRHNGLLKASIMSATNAHRLGGHEAPPAIISSFLGKQLSDLLDHIEKADKEELFAVAGKKGIELDIEQIPQLLIDNTDRNRTSPFAFTGNRFEFRALGSEANCSSALIVLNSAVAEALNSFKARVDALIAQGEERTHAIIDVLRDDIRTCKPIHFDGNGYSEAWVEEARRRGLDCETSCPLVFDRYLDPASIQLFEQLNVMRRNELEARNEVKWETYTKKIQIEARVLGDLCMNHIIPVATHYQSRLAKNVQSMFDIFSREKASCLTSRNVKIIEEIAERTQVIETEVEELVNARKIANRIETEREKAIAYHDTIAPRLEVIRYQVDKLELLVADELWTLPKYRELLFIR; from the coding sequence ATGGCAAATTTACGATTCAAGGCCGTGGAAGAGGCCTACAAAAAGAAGCCGGTAGAGGTGATAACTCCCATCGAACGTCCATCGGAGTTCTTTGGCAAATACGTTTTCAACCGTGCCAAGATGTACAAATACCTATCCGCCGACGTGTACGAGAAGCTCACCGATGTCATCGACAACGGTACACGCTTGGACCGAAATATGGCCGATGCCGTGGCAGAGGGAATGAAAAAATGGGCCAACGAGAACGGTGTCACCCATTACACACACTGGTTTCAACCCCTGACCGAAGGTACGGCTGAGAAGCACGACGCCTTCGTAGAACCCGACGGAAAGGGCGGAATGATTGAAGAATTCTCGGGTAAGCTACTTGTTCAGCAAGAACCCGATGCCTCGTCATTTCCCAACGGCGGCATCCGCAACACCTTCGAGGCACGCGGCTACTCCGCCTGGGACCCCACATCGCCCGTCTTCATCATCGACGACACACTTTGCATCCCCACCATCTTCATTTCCTACACGGGCGAATCGCTCGACTATAAAGCCCCTCTCCTCCGGTCGTTGCAAGCTGTGAACACCGCCGCAGCCGCCGTAGCACGATATTTCGACCCGCAAGTGAAAAAGGTCACCTGCAATCTGGGTTGGGAACAAGAATACTTCCTGGTTGACGAAAGTCTCTACTTCGCTCGCCCCGACCTGATGCTGACCGGTCGAACGCTCATGGGGCACGATTCGGCCAAAAACCAACAGATGGACGATCACTACTTCGGAACCATCCCCGAACGCGTGCAGGCCTTCATGAAAGACCTCGAGATACAGGCCCTCGAACTGGGCATCCCCTGCAAAACGCGCCACAACGAGGTGGCCCCCAATCAGTTTGAACTGGCCCCCATCTTCGAAGAAGCCAACCTTGCCGTAGACCATAACATGCTGCTCATGTCGCTCATGAAACGCATTGCCCGCAAACACAGCTTCCGCGTGCTACTGCACGAAAAGCCTTTCGCCGGCATCAACGGCAGCGGAAAGCACAACAACTGGAGCCTCTCTACCGATACGGGCGTACTGCTCCACGCCCCAGGCAAGACGCAAGAGGAGAATCTGCGCTTCGTCGTCTTCGTCGTCGAAACGCTCATGGGCGTCTATCGCCACAACGGATTGCTCAAAGCCTCGATCATGAGTGCCACCAACGCCCATCGATTGGGCGGACATGAAGCCCCGCCGGCTATCATTTCTTCGTTCTTGGGCAAACAACTCAGTGACTTGCTCGACCATATCGAAAAGGCCGATAAGGAAGAACTCTTTGCCGTAGCAGGCAAAAAGGGCATCGAACTGGACATCGAACAGATCCCCCAACTCCTTATTGACAACACCGACCGCAACCGTACATCTCCCTTTGCCTTCACCGGCAACCGCTTTGAGTTCCGCGCCCTGGGTTCGGAGGCCAACTGCTCGTCAGCTCTTATCGTGCTGAACTCAGCCGTGGCCGAGGCTCTGAACAGCTTTAAAGCCCGCGTCGATGCCCTCATCGCTCAAGGCGAAGAACGCACACATGCCATCATCGATGTCCTACGCGACGACATTCGCACCTGCAAGCCCATCCATTTCGACGGCAACGGCTACTCGGAGGCATGGGTGGAAGAGGCCCGCCGACGCGGATTAGACTGCGAAACAAGTTGCCCCTTGGTGTTCGATCGATATTTAGATCCCGCCAGCATCCAACTCTTCGAACAGCTCAACGTCATGCGTCGCAACGAATTGGAAGCCCGCAACGAAGTGAAATGGGAGACCTACACCAAGAAAATACAAATCGAAGCCCGCGTTCTGGGCGACCTCTGCATGAACCATATCATCCCCGTAGCCACTCATTATCAAAGTCGATTAGCCAAAAACGTGCAGAGCATGTTCGATATTTTCTCGCGTGAGAAGGCCTCTTGCCTCACCTCACGCAACGTGAAAATCATCGAAGAGATTGCCGAACGCACACAGGTGATCGAAACCGAGGTAGAAGAGCTCGTGAACGCGCGTAAGATAGCCAACCGCATTGAAACCGAACGAGAGAAAGCCATTGCCTATCACGACACCATCGCACCGCGATTGGAAGTCATCCGCTACCAAGTGGACAAGCTCGAGCTGCTCGTTGCCGATGAATTGTGGACGCTACCCAAGTATCGCGAACTGCTCTTCATCCGCTAA
- a CDS encoding TonB-dependent receptor — translation MNFNPNKMTGLAGCLALAMLFPSPKIWADAADSRVFAVQQTRKITGRVTDGRESIIGATVKVKGTTNATVTDLDGNFTLNAPQGAILEVSYIGYAAKEVKASGTTMTIVLSEDNNTLNEVVVVGYGVMKKSDVSGASVTMDEKKLRGSIVTSLDQTLQGRAAGVTAVSTSGAPGTSSSIRVRGQATINANAEPLYVIDGVIMQGSGASGSSLGLGDALGNGKVSTVSPLSTINPNDIVSMEILKDASATAIYGAQGANGVVLITTRRGKAGEAKFTYDGMAAWSRQGKRLDVMNLQEFADYYNDFVTTGQLNSTEADKHFADPSLLGKGTNWQDAIFRTALQHSHQIAAQGGSEKVQYYVSGNYMSQEGTLIGSKFDRLGMRANLDAQLKSWLKLGMSVNFSNTNDDLKLADSDAGIINYSLTTPPDIQIYNINGGYSSVSKEGFTNPNPIAMAMLNQILLNRRKLNGNLFFEITPIKHLVWHAEVGYDLSSDRGRRFMPTVDLGTWKRTKNSASVQKSSGTFWQLKNYVTYANTLGKHSFSAMLGQEMWESSYDNNRTENTDLPANTVNNPALGAGTPAIGVGFGSSAMASFFTRLTYAFNDRYNATYTYRYDGSSNFGPNKRWAGFHSFAASWRFTNEPFFVKSPVAKYVNNGKLRAGWGQTGNANIGSYKWGTLMRAMPTLLGKAYRPDNIPNLDVQWESQEQWNVGLDLGVLNDRISFTVDWYRKESRDMLMPLQLPSYMGTSGNISSVLAAPYGNYGTIRNTGLELTVNAHPLTGAFQWDSEFQISWNKNKLVALSGTKNAAIVGYGQWNDVISVSNVGESLYSFYGFVTDGVYKDLADLETSPKTSKYPADGKSFDRNTTPWIGDLKFKDISGPEGKPDGKIDDYDKTNIGSPMPKFTFGWTNTFRYKNFDLNVFVNGTYGNKVYNYMKMKLTHMNSLWSNQLKDVTKRARLEPIDPSKTYAPGSYWYTDAGNIRVANPGTNIPRATITDPNDNDVISDRYIEDGSYIRLKNIALGYTLPKKWISKWGIDNLRVYVNIQNLLTITGYDGYDPEIGASTADINGYTYGLDNGRYPSPTTYSFGLNLTF, via the coding sequence ATGAATTTCAATCCAAACAAAATGACTGGGCTTGCGGGATGCCTCGCACTCGCGATGTTGTTCCCATCGCCAAAGATATGGGCAGACGCAGCCGACAGTAGGGTTTTTGCTGTCCAACAGACGCGTAAGATCACGGGACGTGTGACCGATGGGCGCGAGTCGATTATCGGTGCGACGGTGAAAGTGAAAGGAACCACCAACGCCACAGTGACCGATCTCGACGGCAACTTCACGCTCAATGCACCGCAGGGAGCCATCTTAGAAGTATCGTACATCGGCTATGCGGCTAAAGAAGTGAAAGCCAGCGGCACAACAATGACCATCGTTTTGAGCGAAGATAACAACACGCTCAACGAGGTTGTCGTGGTAGGCTACGGCGTGATGAAGAAGAGCGACGTGTCGGGGGCTTCGGTAACGATGGACGAAAAGAAGCTTCGCGGCTCTATCGTCACCTCCTTAGACCAAACTTTGCAAGGGCGTGCAGCAGGCGTAACGGCCGTTAGCACATCGGGTGCGCCCGGCACTTCGTCGAGCATTCGTGTGCGCGGACAGGCCACCATCAATGCCAACGCCGAACCGCTGTATGTGATCGACGGCGTCATCATGCAAGGTAGCGGTGCCAGTGGCTCCTCTTTGGGACTGGGCGACGCACTGGGCAACGGCAAAGTGTCAACCGTTTCGCCCCTGTCTACCATCAACCCCAACGACATTGTGTCGATGGAGATATTGAAAGATGCCTCGGCCACGGCCATATATGGTGCCCAAGGGGCCAATGGAGTGGTGCTGATCACCACGCGCCGAGGTAAGGCGGGCGAGGCAAAGTTCACCTACGACGGCATGGCCGCATGGAGCAGACAGGGCAAACGCTTGGACGTGATGAACCTACAAGAGTTTGCCGACTACTATAATGACTTTGTCACAACGGGCCAGCTCAACTCTACCGAGGCCGATAAGCACTTTGCCGACCCTTCGTTGCTGGGTAAAGGCACCAATTGGCAAGATGCTATCTTCCGCACCGCACTGCAACACTCGCACCAAATTGCTGCACAAGGTGGGTCGGAAAAGGTACAATACTACGTGTCGGGCAACTACATGTCGCAAGAAGGAACGCTGATCGGCAGCAAATTCGACCGACTGGGCATGCGCGCCAACCTCGATGCGCAACTGAAATCGTGGCTGAAGCTGGGCATGAGCGTAAACTTCTCGAACACCAACGACGACTTGAAACTGGCCGATAGCGATGCGGGCATCATCAACTACTCGCTCACCACACCGCCCGACATACAGATCTATAACATCAACGGCGGCTACTCGTCGGTGTCGAAAGAGGGATTTACCAACCCCAACCCCATCGCTATGGCCATGCTCAACCAAATATTGCTGAACAGGCGCAAGCTTAACGGTAACCTTTTCTTCGAAATAACGCCTATCAAGCACTTGGTTTGGCACGCCGAAGTGGGCTATGACCTTAGTTCAGATCGTGGTCGCCGCTTTATGCCCACTGTGGATTTGGGTACTTGGAAACGTACAAAGAACTCTGCATCGGTTCAGAAATCGTCGGGCACCTTCTGGCAATTGAAGAACTACGTAACCTACGCCAACACCTTAGGCAAGCACTCGTTCTCGGCCATGCTTGGTCAAGAGATGTGGGAAAGCTCGTACGACAACAATCGGACAGAGAATACCGACCTGCCCGCCAACACCGTTAACAACCCTGCTTTAGGTGCCGGCACGCCCGCTATCGGCGTTGGTTTCGGCAGTTCGGCTATGGCATCGTTCTTCACCCGACTCACTTACGCCTTCAACGATCGCTATAACGCCACCTACACTTACCGCTACGACGGCAGCTCGAACTTTGGTCCTAACAAACGTTGGGCCGGCTTCCATTCGTTCGCTGCATCGTGGCGCTTCACCAACGAGCCTTTCTTCGTAAAGAGCCCCGTAGCCAAATACGTGAACAACGGTAAACTACGCGCTGGCTGGGGACAAACGGGTAATGCCAACATCGGCTCGTATAAATGGGGAACTTTAATGAGAGCAATGCCTACTTTGCTGGGCAAAGCCTATCGCCCGGACAACATTCCCAACTTAGATGTGCAGTGGGAAAGTCAAGAACAATGGAACGTGGGACTGGATTTGGGCGTACTGAACGATCGTATTAGCTTCACGGTGGATTGGTATCGCAAAGAGTCGCGCGACATGTTGATGCCCCTTCAACTCCCCTCTTACATGGGAACATCGGGCAACATCTCCTCCGTCTTGGCCGCTCCCTACGGAAACTACGGCACCATACGCAACACGGGATTAGAACTTACGGTGAATGCGCATCCCCTGACGGGTGCTTTTCAATGGGATTCGGAGTTCCAAATATCGTGGAACAAAAACAAATTGGTGGCCCTTTCGGGCACAAAGAACGCCGCCATCGTGGGTTACGGCCAGTGGAACGACGTGATTAGTGTGTCGAACGTGGGCGAATCGCTGTACAGTTTCTATGGTTTCGTTACCGATGGTGTGTATAAAGACTTGGCCGACCTTGAAACATCGCCCAAGACTTCAAAATATCCTGCTGACGGAAAGAGCTTCGACCGCAACACAACCCCATGGATTGGCGACCTGAAATTCAAAGACATCAGCGGTCCAGAAGGTAAGCCCGACGGCAAGATCGACGACTACGACAAGACCAACATCGGGTCGCCTATGCCCAAATTCACTTTCGGATGGACCAATACTTTCCGCTACAAGAACTTCGACCTCAACGTATTTGTTAACGGAACCTACGGCAACAAGGTGTACAACTACATGAAAATGAAGCTCACCCACATGAACAGCTTGTGGAGCAATCAGCTGAAAGACGTTACCAAACGCGCCCGATTGGAACCCATCGACCCGTCGAAGACTTATGCACCAGGTAGTTATTGGTATACCGATGCTGGCAATATACGCGTGGCTAACCCCGGAACAAACATCCCCCGCGCCACCATTACCGACCCTAACGACAACGATGTGATTAGCGACCGCTATATTGAAGACGGTTCTTACATCCGTTTGAAGAACATCGCTTTGGGCTATACGCTGCCCAAAAAGTGGATTTCTAAATGGGGAATAGACAATCTTCGCGTGTATGTAAACATCCAAAACCTGCTTACCATAACGGGTTATGATGGTTACGACCCCGAAATTGGTGCCAGCACGGCCGACATCAACGGTTACACTTACGGCTTAGACAACGGCCGCTATCCCTCGCCAACCACCTATTCGTTTGGCCTTAACCTCACTTTCTAA
- a CDS encoding phosphorylcholine transferase LicD, which yields MKHNAPLEAFQQRQLRACQLKQLGILEAIDAICRRHDICYWLDGGTLLGAVRHGGFIPWDDDIDIAMPWEEMQRFVKVAQKELPEGLVLQSALTEKGLKEPITKVRDTNSFLVEPGDNFAENYAKGLYVDIFPFVAYPNLPRKLVKRLTLGISKSYSILHKAHRYSLRALAEFFWFGTKYAVCRLLWATLSAIFRGRDVYISNILINNGYGIMHRRDSVFPVGEIRFEGKSFRAPARPDAYLKDLYRNYMDIPPVEKRKIHAVFMLSSLDGGASVSQNVKSKG from the coding sequence ATGAAGCATAATGCGCCGCTCGAGGCCTTTCAACAACGCCAGTTGCGGGCCTGCCAGCTCAAGCAACTCGGCATTCTCGAGGCGATCGATGCCATCTGCCGCCGGCACGACATCTGCTATTGGCTCGACGGTGGCACACTGCTCGGGGCGGTGAGACATGGCGGTTTCATTCCCTGGGACGACGATATCGACATCGCCATGCCCTGGGAGGAAATGCAACGCTTCGTCAAGGTGGCACAGAAAGAGCTGCCCGAGGGCCTCGTCTTGCAGTCGGCCCTCACCGAGAAAGGGCTGAAAGAGCCCATCACCAAGGTGCGCGATACGAATTCTTTCCTTGTTGAACCGGGCGATAACTTTGCCGAGAACTATGCCAAGGGTCTTTATGTAGACATCTTTCCCTTTGTTGCCTACCCCAATCTGCCGCGAAAGCTTGTCAAACGTCTCACCCTGGGCATATCGAAAAGCTATTCGATTCTGCATAAAGCCCACCGATACAGTCTGCGAGCGTTGGCCGAATTCTTTTGGTTCGGCACTAAATATGCTGTCTGCCGCCTGCTGTGGGCCACTCTCTCGGCCATCTTCAGAGGTCGAGATGTGTATATCTCCAACATTCTCATCAACAACGGATATGGCATTATGCATCGGAGGGACAGTGTATTTCCCGTCGGCGAGATACGCTTCGAGGGCAAATCATTCAGGGCTCCGGCCCGGCCCGATGCCTATCTCAAAGACCTCTACCGCAACTATATGGACATTCCGCCGGTAGAGAAACGAAAGATACACGCCGTGTTTATGTTGAGCAGTTTGGATGGGGGTGCTTCTGTCTCGCAAAACGTCAAGTCGAAAGGATGA